The Treponema phagedenis DNA segment ATTTCTAAAACAGGGTCTCCGCTAAGCCTTTCGGAGCTTTGGCTCTTGCATGATACAAAAGAATTCCCTTACACCGGGTACCGCGCACAAGCGGATGGGAAAAAAGGATTATATATTCCGGCACATCAAATTCGTGATTCCAAAATGCGGCAATCGTTTTTTACTATAATAGAAAATAACAAACTCAATACGATTGTATATGATGTAAAAGATGAGTACGGTTTTGTCCGATACGATTCGCAAGATTCGCTTGTAAAAAGCGTTGATGCGGTTCGGCCTTTCACCGACATTGATAATTTTATTGCAGAAGCAAAGGCACGCGGAATTTATCTTGTTGCGCGTATTGTAACCTTTAAGGATAAAAACCTATATCGATGGAATAATTTCGAGCTTGCGGTAAAAGATGCTTCGGGGAAGCCTTGGCAAGGGTATACATTTGTAGGTGACAAAAAAGAAGATATCCAAGAACATTGGGTAGATCCGTATAACGAAAAAGTCTGGCAATACGCCATTGCGATTGCAAAAGAAGCGGTTGCGCGCGGCTTTGATGAAATCCAGTTTGACTATATTCGCTTTCCGACTGACGGAGATAATTTACGCCTTGCACGTTATCCCGCACAGGAAAAAGGTATGGATAAGGAAAGCGCGCTAATGTCTTTTCTCGCCTATGCAAGAGAAGAAATCAAGGCTCCTATTTCCATTGATATTTACGGAGCAAACGGTTGGTACAGAACCGGAGCGCGCACCGGACAGGAAGTTGAACTGCTTGCGGACTATGTTGATGTTATTTGCCCAATGTTTTATCCCAGTCATTTTGCGCAAAGCTTTTTGGCCTATGCACCTGCGCAAGAGCGTCCTTATAGAATTTACTATTACGGCTCATACCGAAACAGGATTATTGCTCGCAATAGTGTTGTCGTCCGTCCGTGGGCACAAGCTTTTTATATTCCTGTGTCGTATGACAGAAAATACTATAATGAAGATTATGTACAACGACAAATTCTCGGAATTAAAGATTCAATAAATAGCGGCTATGTGTATTGGAATAATTCGGGCAGATACTCGGATATCCGTCCGGACGGCTCTGATTTAATTAAACGATAGAAAGCACTTGTTTTACAAAAAAAGCATTTTACGTATTATAAGCAGAGCATTGAACTCACACATAAATGATTGAATCGGCAAGTATACGAGCTTCATCTTTATCATGGGTAACATAAATTGCGGTATATCCGATTGTTTGTTGGTGTGCGCGTAACTCTTTTTGTAATTTTATTCGCAAATCCGTATCAAGGGCGGAAAGCGGCTCATCAAATAGAATAATTTCCGGGTTTACCGCAAGGCTTCGCGCTAAGGCAACCCGCTGTTTTTCTCCACCCGAAAGCGTATCAATTTTACGCTTTTCCATTCCTTGCAACTTGAATAACTCAATCCAATGAGCACTCGCTGCTGCCGCCTCTTTTTTTGAAAGCCCCTGAAATTTAAGCCCGTAGGTAATATTTCCTTGTACGGTAAGATGAGGAAAAAGCGCATAATCCTGAAAAACCATACCGATTTTCCGTTTTGAGGGAGGAAACTCGGTAATATCTTTCCCTTCTAAAAAAACGGTTCCCGAGTCCGGAGGTAAAAGTCCTGAAATCATTTTGAGTATCGTAGATTTTCCGCAACCGGAAGGGCCAAGCAGCGCAAGTGCCGAACCTTTTTGTAATCCGAACGATATACTGATTGTTTTTTCGCCCCAACACTTTGACAGGTTTGATACGACTAAAAAATCTGCATTCATTATGCACCTCGCTTTCGTTGTGAAAGAATAAAAATAAATCCGGTTAAGATTGCCAGAACGACCGCCACGGCGGAGCTTTCCGCAAATCGGTATGAACCTGAAAATCTGAATAAAAGCAGGGAAAGGTTATCAAAATCAGGAATACTTAACACAAGCGGCAACGATGCATCTCCGGCGCTAACAGCAAAAACAAAGGCAAAAGCGGTTAACAGGCCGCTTTTGCAAAGCGGTAAACTCACGTACAAAAAGGCTTCGATTTTATTGCCGGATAAAAGAAGCGCCGCGTGAAAACAGGTTTCGGGTATTCGTGCATACGATGTTTGAATTTGTGTCCATGCAAAAGGCCATGCAAGAGCTGTTTGAGCAAGAATTAAAACTATCACCGAAGGCGCCGTGTGCAAAATAGTCCAGCCGAGACCGAACATAAGCGATGAAACTGCAAAAGGTAAAAATGGAAAAATCGTTTTTATTTTTTGCACCCGTTCAGACTCGATATTCTGTGTAATAAAAATAAAAAAGACAGCAGTAATAAGCGCAAGCGATGCGGTACATGCTCCGACTATAATTGTATTAAAAAAAGCTCGCCA contains these protein-coding regions:
- a CDS encoding putative glycoside hydrolase, whose product is MKRIIGFLYCVIFSSLLFSQQPFLAGTEEGLYKLTPYAAFPLLKEVAIKKIIALDDSWLFLTSKGVMKSADLKTFSFVNTGLPVKIIKTISNAKKEFVSVPQPLKDLEVHPDNPSIFVTATNTAVFLTRDGGKTWKDLGCNSNRNGVKAVAVLDLPDTKGIPQLTVLVSHALNGVAWMQPDKTSLWTDISDGLTMGPESPEEVSDITVRKAAGEVEVFASHTFVPKIMKLNWQKKQFIEIKEWTGELQGSHCIDGLSSTVASLVGCKNGGLFEVPLIMPRPFNLQQIEFALQRLLTKPLCAWVPKHISKTGSPLSLSELWLLHDTKEFPYTGYRAQADGKKGLYIPAHQIRDSKMRQSFFTIIENNKLNTIVYDVKDEYGFVRYDSQDSLVKSVDAVRPFTDIDNFIAEAKARGIYLVARIVTFKDKNLYRWNNFELAVKDASGKPWQGYTFVGDKKEDIQEHWVDPYNEKVWQYAIAIAKEAVARGFDEIQFDYIRFPTDGDNLRLARYPAQEKGMDKESALMSFLAYAREEIKAPISIDIYGANGWYRTGARTGQEVELLADYVDVICPMFYPSHFAQSFLAYAPAQERPYRIYYYGSYRNRIIARNSVVVRPWAQAFYIPVSYDRKYYNEDYVQRQILGIKDSINSGYVYWNNSGRYSDIRPDGSDLIKR
- a CDS encoding ABC transporter ATP-binding protein; translated protein: MNADFLVVSNLSKCWGEKTISISFGLQKGSALALLGPSGCGKSTILKMISGLLPPDSGTVFLEGKDITEFPPSKRKIGMVFQDYALFPHLTVQGNITYGLKFQGLSKKEAAAASAHWIELFKLQGMEKRKIDTLSGGEKQRVALARSLAVNPEIILFDEPLSALDTDLRIKLQKELRAHQQTIGYTAIYVTHDKDEARILADSIIYV